The stretch of DNA TTGGACCTCTTGCGGAAACGAAGGCGCCGGAAGTCTTGAATAAGATCACAGCTACAGACGAACAGATCGACCGAATCAAGCAAGGTTTCAAGATGGTATTCCAGACACCGAAAGGCACTGCATACAGTCATTTGAGCGCAAAAGCGAAAACGTATAATATTGCCGGGAAAACAGGTACTGCCCAGACGAGCATCAACGGCACGGAACTGGAGAACTGGACCTTGATCGGCTATGCCGATGACGAGACTCCGGATATTGCATTCGCCATCATGGTACCGAACCTCGGCATCATCAATGGCGGTTCACAGTACCCTATCACATACAACATCGCCAATCGCGCACTCGAGTATTATTATGAGCATACAGCACCAGACGATGAAGACAAAGCTGAAACTGAATAAGCAATATTACCCAAAGAACCACCCGAAAATATGGGGTGGTTCTTTTTTTTTCAACAAATTCATACTCAGATTTACAAAACCTTTACATTCCGTTTATTTTTCCTTAATGATGACAAGCTAATATTGTACTTGTAAGGCAAAGGAACTAATTGAATCACGTAGGGGGAAAATCAAACATGAAGAAGATGAAACTATCTGTATTGCTTGCAATGTTTGCACTAGTTATTGGTGTACTTGCAGCATGCGGCGGCAACGCTGGCGGCGAGGAATCAGAAGGAGACACAAGCGGGAACAGCAACAGCGGCGGCGGAGAAGCTTCCGAAACTTCCATTGTTGTAGCAGGTTCCAGCGCAATGCAGCCACTAGTAGCAGCTGCTGCTGAACAGTACAAGAGCGAGAATCCTGACGCAGACATTCAGGTGCAAGCAGGTGGTTCCGGAGCTGGCCTAAGCCAAGTCCAAGAGGGTTCAATCGCCATTGGTAACTCCGATGTGTTCGCCGAAGAGAAAGAAGGCATCGATGCTGAGGCACTTGTGGATCACAAAGTCGCAGTTGTCGGCATGACAGCGGCAATCAACCCTAAAGCAGGTGTGGATGATCTTACAAAACAGCAGCTTATCGATATCTTCACAGGCAAAGTGACTAACTGGTCTGAAGTAGGCGGAGAAGACATGGAAATCACACTTGTTAACCGTCCTGACTCTTCTGGTACCCGTGCTACATTCGTTAAGTACGCGCTTGATGGCGAAACACCAGCTGAAGGTATCACTGAGGATTCCTCCAACACTGTTAAGCAAATCGTTGCAGATACAGACGGAGCAATCGGTTACCTTGCGCTTTCCTACTTCGATGATGACTCAATCGTGAAAGCTAAAATCGATGGTGTTGAGGCTACAAATGAAACTATCGGATCTGGCGAATTCCCAATCTGGGCTTATCAGCACTCTTATACAAACGGAGAGCCTGAAGGTCTTGCGAAAGAATTCCTTGATTACATGCTAAGCGACGAAGTTCAATCTTCAATCGTACCTGAACAAGGCTACGTTCCAATGACTGAAATGAAAGTTGAACGTGACGCTGAGGGCAACATCACTGAAAAATAATATGTAAAAACCACAGGGTAGATGCAGTGCTTCACTGCATTTACCTTACTGTGGTTATAAAATAGCTATTACAGACAGCGGGATGCCTTATTTGTAAGGTATTCCTTTCCGCTGTTTTCAAGAGGAGTTGTACAAGTTGGCAAAAGCATCAGTAACCCCTTCAGCTGAAGAAAGGCTGATACTGACAAAGAAAAATAGACGATGGGATGAAGTACGCGGACGTTCCCTCGTTACTATATGTGCAGTGATTATGATTGTTGCAACGATTGCTGTGACTATTTTCCTGGCCCAAAAAGGCCTGCAGTCTTTCACAGTGAATAATATTAATCCCATTGCATATCTTACAAGCACGAATTGGAATCCC from Terribacillus sp. FSL K6-0262 encodes:
- a CDS encoding phosphate ABC transporter substrate-binding protein PstS family protein, producing the protein MKKMKLSVLLAMFALVIGVLAACGGNAGGEESEGDTSGNSNSGGGEASETSIVVAGSSAMQPLVAAAAEQYKSENPDADIQVQAGGSGAGLSQVQEGSIAIGNSDVFAEEKEGIDAEALVDHKVAVVGMTAAINPKAGVDDLTKQQLIDIFTGKVTNWSEVGGEDMEITLVNRPDSSGTRATFVKYALDGETPAEGITEDSSNTVKQIVADTDGAIGYLALSYFDDDSIVKAKIDGVEATNETIGSGEFPIWAYQHSYTNGEPEGLAKEFLDYMLSDEVQSSIVPEQGYVPMTEMKVERDAEGNITEK